Genomic DNA from Equus asinus isolate D_3611 breed Donkey chromosome 10, EquAss-T2T_v2, whole genome shotgun sequence:
CCCGGGTgagggagcaggagaaggggCGGGGAGGAGAGGCTCCGAGACCCGAGCGGGCTCGGGGTAGGGGGCTTGGCGGGGTTCTGCCGGGCTGGAATCCGAGGGCGGACCCTAGAGAAAGGGGGTGGAGACCACAGGGGGCGGGGTCAAGGTGGGGCCAGGGACGAGCCGAGGTTCCCGGAGAGGCTGGGTGGACCAGAGGGGGCGGGGacagggggcggggcctgggtcACGGGGGAGGAGCCCGAGGAATTGAAGAAACTAGGAAAGGGGACGAGCCCTGGGAAGGTGGGAGGTGGTACAAGGGAGAGGGTGGGCCTGGGCGTTGCGGGGGCGGGGCTCGGGCCCGAGGGGCGAGGTTTGCAGGCCCAGGCTCCAGCAAGGCCGCTCAGTAAGTGCCCCCATCCACTACCTCCCCAGGTGCAACGGGACTCAAGGAACTACAGGTGTGGGGCGGGGCGCGTATGGAAGAACGGACAAGGACGGGGGTGCGCTAGGGCAGACATGAGGAGGTGGGGGCCACATTAGGGAAGAAGAGGATCTGGAGACTGCTGGGGGAGAGGAAGACACAGAgttgggggaggggttgggggctCAATGTGTGGGCAAGGAGGTGCCTTCTCCAGGGGCCCTTGTGGGGGAGGGGCGGAAGTGTTTTGTTGGGGTGGGAGGTACAATGTGAGCGGGCGAGGTGCTGTGTGATGTGGAGGATTGGAAGCGATACTTGAAGGGGCGGATCTGAAGGCGCTTTAGGGGAAGAGGGTGCTGTGTGATGGAGAAGGGCTGGTGGTCCAGAGTGTGGGAGGGACCGAGGGACTGTGTGGAGAAAGAAGGGATGGGCCTTTGGGCACTGTGTGAGGGAAGGGGATTGTAGGCCCCAGGTGAGGCGGGAAGAATCCCTAGTGCTTTGAGATACTCTAGGGCCATTGTGGAGACTCCAGGAATATGTTTGTGTACTGTGTTCTAGGTGTAAGTGTGATGGAATTCACGGGGTGAAGAAGCCAGTCTGTAGTGCTCCTGGCTCCTGAGGTCCTAACTCCACCTTCAGGCCTGAGCACTCTTAGAGAGGATCCAGGCCCTGCTTGCCACAAGGGCTTGTGTGACTGTCAGTCTGCTTTGCATCTGTCTGGCTGAGACTAGggtttctttcctcagctgatgTCTCTGGGGACCCTTTCCCCATTGGGTTCCTGTTAACCCCCTACTCTAGTTCCTGTTCCTCCCAGAAGCCTGCCATGGTCCctgtcttccccctcccccactttgCCCTGcccttatgctctgggtgtgctcatttcccacttccttcctcaccctggggcctggcctggtcCTTGCCTGTCTAGGAGCTGAGCCTTGCCTGGGACTTTGTACTCATTGGCCAGAGACCCTGGTAACCAGCAGCAAAGCCCAGACCCCACCCATAGTACTAAGAGGGTCTCTCCCAACAGCCCCCTAAGTGGCTGGTAGGCACATTTTTACCACTTGCCACAAACTTATTTTCCTCACCCTTTTCCTTCTCCTGGGTGGGGAACCCTAGGTACCTCAAAAATTCTGGCCTTCAACGGAAAGGGAAAATGGTGGGAACTATCCAGGGTCTTTAATGTATGTTTTGAGAGGTGCACCACTATTGTAGGCTGAACTCGGGAAGGAATGTGAGGTTCCAGCCTCAGCTGGGGGAGGACAAGGGAATGGCTCCCCATGCTCCTGGCTTGGAAGCTGACTGCCAGCACTGAGAGTAGGGCCTAGTCCTCTTGGAGGCTCCTCTGGTTCCCTGAGGGGACTTGATGTATGCCAGGGTTCTTTTtgcccctgggctggctgggAGATGTGAGAAAGGACTGCCTTCCATGCAGTGGCTGAATGAGTGTGACAGTGCTGCTGAAGGGGGCCCCAAGCCAGCCTTCTCTAGCTGAGAGactggctggggagggagggggtgctgAGGCCAGACAAAGGGTGGGGTAAGAGAGAGCAGGCTGAAGGCTTTTGAGGAGGAGCTGATTGCTATGGCAACACAGCTTCCCAGACTGTCTCTCAGAGAGGCGGGCCTAGGGCAGACTCACTCCAGCTTCCTCAGGGCTGAGGCATTTGTGTGAGTGGGTGGGGCATGAAGAGAAAGGACATCagtgtgctgtgctgtgctgagGCTGGGGTATGTAGCCTTTCTTCTTCAGTATGGAGCAGCAAGGCATTCAGACGCTTGGATCCATCTTCTCAAAATGGTGTGAGTGAGCAATTGCCATTAGAATTATGCATTATAAAGCCAGAGTCATAGAGGCCCTCAGTGGTCATCATTTATACAgacccttcattttacagatttggAAATTTATGGCCAAAGAGACTGTGAtttttctccaggtctctgtGAAAGAGTTAGGACCCAGCCCTCCTAAGTGCTATTCACTCAGCCCAGggctcattctttctttcagcgaatgtttgttgagcatctattatggTCCAGGCACTGATGTTGATTCTGGGAACACCAGCATGAACAAAACAGAGGTAGTTGCTGCTCTCATAGAGCTTCCATTCTGATAGGGGGAGAAAGCAATGTgtggctgggtgggtgggtgagagggtgtgtgagagagagagagagaaagagacagaggtgTTAGGTGGTGATAACtgctatgagaaaaataaagcagggtgagTTTAGGGCAGGTTGGTGAGGCCTCTTGATTGTACCAAGCTGCTTTCCCAGGGCACACTGAGGCTTAGAACATCCTTGATGCTTCTACCTGAGCTATTGCCGCCTGACCTTTGCAGGTAACTAAGGCCTGGGCCTATGGTCATGTCAATAGGAAGAACAAGGTGGGGTTGCCGAGTGATTATTCATTTCTATGGTGTTCTGTGTCTACCTGTCTTCCCAGTAAGGCAAATAGGCTCTTACATTCGTACTCTGCAATTTGTTCAGGGTGTTGAAAATTTCCTAATCCTGTTCCTTAGCATTAGGGAACCAGCAAGAAAGTCAGTCCATGGCAACTGGGTTCTTTTTCAGGGTTTTCTCCCTGGTCTGAAGTGAGGAGAAGGGAGCCTGGAAGAACTGTTACTTGCTTGTCCTTCCTAAGTCTAGGGCACAAGGAGGAAGTAGGGGGAGGGGAGCCTCTTTTTACTGTCCAGTGACAACCTCAGAGCCCTTGGGGCCTACAGCACAGGCAAAGTAGAAACCTTGGGCCTTCTGTGGCCTCTGCACCATAGAAGAATGGACTTTCCCACTTCTGGAGGCACAACCAGAGAGCCTGCCCTGGCTGATGCCAATTTGCGTCTTCCTTCTTTTGGTTCTGGTGTTTGTCTCCTGCTTCTGTGGAAGACTGGGAGAAAAAGGCTCTTAAATTCCAAACTATCTGACTTGCCAAGTCCAGAGGGAAAGGTAGACAGGGCCATCTATTTTCTTAACTTGCCCCAAAGCAGCCCCTCTAAAAAGTATCTTTTAATGCCTAATCCTTGCAAAAGTTTCTATCCTGGTCATTTAAAGAATAGGAGGACAAGAATTAGgaatgctggggccagcccagtggtgtaaatggttaagtttgcatgtcctgctttggcagcctagggttcgcccattcacatcccgggtgcggacctacgtcTGCACAGCTATTCTGTgacaggcatctcacataaaaagtagaggaagatgggcacagatgttagctcagagccaatcttcctcagcaaaaagaggagaattcgtggcagatgttagcgcagggctagccttcctcaaaaaaaaaaaaaaaagaaaattaaaaaattaaaaaataaaataaagaattgggAATGCTGGTTCTGCTGCCACTTAATTTGGCTGGGTCTGGACTAGGCCTAGGGCACAGTGACtcagggggagggtggggagtttCGAGGGAGCTGTGAGTCATGAGGGTGAGCTCCATGACAAGAATTGGGCACAGTTCCCCCACTCTGGGCAGAAGCCTTCCTATTCTGCTTCTCCTGGGTGCTCTCTTGAACAGGGAGGGGCCTATGAATAGAAAGAGTACTGGTGGAAGGGATGAAGCAGCCAGATCTCAGAATAGGAGTTCAGAGACACAAAGAATGATGTTTAGGTCCCTGAATTAAAATGTATCCCTATCTCAGGAGCCCTTGGGGCCCCTCTGAGGAGGGCAAAAGAACATCAGTGCCGAATAAGAGAAGGAAGAATACCATTTCTCCATGGAAGGAGATAAGATCCCACTTCAGGACTTTTTCATCTGCTCTGGCATGAAGGCAGCTTCATAGGCTTCACCAGTCCTCTGGTCTCTGGAGTTCTAGTTTGCAGGTTTGGGAGAGATGAATGGGAGTGGGAATATTTGGGGTCTGCTGCGAGACTCTTCAGGCTGACTTTGGAGATTGTCGAACTGTGCCTAAAAAAGCCCCAGGGCGTCCTATTAACCAACCTCCGAAGAGGAAGGGCAGGGGTGAGAAGTCGGAGGCCTACCTCTTTGAAAGGGTTAAATGGCAAGGTAGACAGCTGCTTTGGACTCTGGGCAGATGAGGGGTTAAGAAGATGGGCGGGGCGACCCCAGGTAGTCCTGCCCCCTTATGGACCAATGGGCGTGCGCCTCTTGGAGGGGGAGTGCCTCACAGTTGAGGTCGTGGGGAGGCTGGCCTCCTATGGGCCAATGAGCCTGGTCGCTGCTCATGGAGGGCGTGGTCCGAGGGGGGCGTGGCGGCCTTGGTGGCCGGCGGGGGTGTTGGGGCGCTGGGCGGGGCAGGCAGCCCCATCAGCTGGTAGGAAATGGCCTGTGAGTCAGAGGGGCAGCGGAGTCGGCAGCGCGGAGCTGGGGCGGCCATGGGGAGGGACGGTCGCGGGGAGGGGCGCGGCAGCGGCTGGGGGGCTGCGGGCGCCAGGGCCCGCTAGCGTTGCACACGAAGCTAAACAGAGAAGAGCCCAGCAGAGCAGGGCTCAGCCCGAGCCACCCTTTGTCTGAGTTGGGGGCCGTGGTGGGGAGGACCGGAGATTCCAGGGGAGGGACCGGGACTGGACAGAAGGGCCCGGAGCAGCGGCTGCCTGGCGGAGCCAATTTGGGAGCGGGGTGAGTGTGTGCTACGTGAAAAGAGCAAGTCTCCGAAGCTCCAGTAGGCAGTGGGGCCTGTCccaggctgtggggaggaggggggtgaGAAaggatgggggcgggggtggggcggctAAGCAGGGGTGAGGTTTCCTACAGAACAAGGAGTCCAGGAGCCAGGTGAGTCCACCAGGCTCACTTTGGAGGGGGTACTGAGATATGCTCCCTCTccgctgaaggtggagggctctgGGCCAACAGCCAAGGGATTGGTGAGAGAGCAGAGGTTGACCTTCCCACCCACAGTAGTGGTCCATGGGAATAGCTCCCCACCTTGTGCAGACATGTGCAGGGACAAAATGTAGAGCAGCTAGCAGCAGTTCTCTCTGTACAGAATGAAGGTGGAAAGCACATGAAGAGGAAATCTCCTTCCCGCCACCCTCCTTGATCAGGGTAGAAATAGATACCTTTAATACTGAAGGGAAGGGGAGAGTGAGCCTGGGAGCTTCCACCTATACCAACATCCGCCTACCCCACCTCCCAGGCCTAGCAGGTGTCTGAGGGGACAGACCTCATGGTATTCTGGGACTTGTTGTTTTTGCTGGCCTTGCTCCCTTGGCATGTTGGGAGCTGTAGTCCTTGCCAGCCACAGCCTGGCACAGCTATTTGATGCCAGCTGCTGCCTACCCCCTGCACAGAGAGTGAGGTTTGGTCTCCtcttctcccccccccccccccccccccccacagtcctgccccatgagTCAGCTTGGAGCCATGGTCTAGAGCCAGACTGGCTGGGTGGCAGGAAGTGAGTCTTAGAGCTTCTCATTGACAGGGTGGGAACTGAGAGGGCTCTAGGGTAATGAGCAGATGCCAGGCATGCTGGGGTCAAGTAGGGCATCATGTCGTCACCTGGATTCCCTAGGGCAAGGGCTCAAGAGGCCATCTGGGATGACCTGGAGGTAGGAGTGCTAAGGACAAGGCCCTTCCTGAATCTGTATGGCTTGCGTATAGATAAGGAGGGGTAGAAACCAGTACAGGTTGTGTCCTCTGACAACACTGTCATTGGTGTTCTGCCATTTCCAGACACCCCACCCACCACAGGGAACCAGAATTTTCTTAGGGATCCCAGTTCTAATGTGAACTTGGTGAAATAGGATAATGTGAGATACAATGATGAGAACTTGGTGAAGGAGAGATTTTCAGTCCTGGGTGCAAATCTCCCCTTTCTGCCTGCCTCCTACCCCCACCTCTGTTGCTGCTGATTCTCCCTATACAACtagtctctctgcttctctcattCTGGGGATTTTTCTCTGCATTGTCAGGACTGCTGCCCAGATCTCTGGGACTTGCATTCCACTTTTTTGAGCCCTGCTAAGTGCTTACCGCTGTGCTTGGAGTTGGGCAGAGGAGTGGAGCACAGACCTACTCTCAAGAACCCTATGGTCAGTCTAGGAGATGTCTTACCCACAGAAGCAAGCAAAACTGTCACTGGGTTACGGGAGACAGTGACACTGCCATAGGTGAGgtctcagaggagagagaaatatctATGGTCTGGAGTGGTCAGAGTAGGCTTTCTGGAAGGGAAGACTCTTGGCCTGGCCAAGGAGGAAGAGTAGGGCTGGGTGGGCATACAGGGGGCATTCCTTGAAGGGGAAAGGGTATTGTGAATGGCAGGCAGCACAGGCTACTGCCCAAAGGAGAAGCTTGATCCTGGGGCCAGTATTTCCTCCCATGATGGAAGATGGCCTTCAATTTAACTTCAACTTCAATTCCCCTCACCCAGTATTGGCTCCTGAGGGTGGACTGCTCAGTGAAGACCATCTTGTGTCCTGGCAGAAAAGCAGTGGTTTGGGTTTTTGGGTGTTGGATGTTTTGGGAGGGGTGGAGAGGTACTCCtagttgcttccagctctctgagtGGCCACTGCCTTATCTCTGGTTTGCAGGGCCTAGGGGGATGGGTAGGCGCTGGAAAGTGCCTTCTGGCAGTGCCTACTCCCCACCAGCCTTGTTTTTGGTTAGATTTGTTGCCTCCTGTTAAGGGACAGACTGCTGGGGGCAATTAGGAGTTTAAGGCTGAAGGGCCTACTCTGAGCTGACCTGAGGTTTATACCTCTAAGGAGTGCTGATGGGGTGTGAGTTTCCATAAGACCTCTTGCCCTTAGGGCTCTGGGGTGGCACTTGTCCATTTGGGAAGGAATTGTGCAACTTGATGGCCTTGACTAGGAGGGCTGAATTCTTGTCCTCGCCACCTCTCAGGTGGCATGGTCTCTTGGGTCTTGGGATATCTCATCCCCCCTCCTGTTCAGAGCAAGAGTCCCCCAGGTGGTGGCCCTGACAAGTTATCATCCTACCTCAACATGCTTCTCACATCCTTTTTACATTGAGCCAAGACCTGCCTCTCTGCGACTCCTTAGCTCTGCCTTCTGGGCCGTGGGTCCCAAGATGGCCCCTTCTGTTTCTGAAGAGTTCCTCATGGGAGGGGGATGGCCTAGGGGTGCTCTCTTAGCCCACCATTGAAGAGGAGCCTTACTACTGTCTCCAGGGATCCTGGCTTATGTCTGTTCTCTCCCCAGGGTCCAGCTGAGCCCAGGAGCTGCACGGAATGGTGGCAGTCACCTTGCCAGTGCAGTGGGTATGGACCAGACTGCATGCTAGGAGAGGAAGTCATCAGTCAGGAAGAGGGAACACACAGCTGGGCTTAAGGCCTCTTCATCGGGGTGAgtgccagggagagggagggggagcaggTCCAGGAAGAAGCTAAACTAAATATGTCACCCTCTTGGAAGTTCTGGGCATAGTCTCTATATTCCATTAAGCCATCTGGGGATTTGGATACCTTCACCTCCAGGAACCCCACAAGGTCATCTCTTCAGGCCAGGGGAGGATCTGAAAGTCAACTGGGAGGGAGAAGACTCATTGATTCCTCTGaccactttttcttctcttctcttgcaCAGATGTCCCCAggccccccagcccaggcccatcATAAAGGCTGTGGGGGGGGACCCCCCTGACCCAAGGGGGGCTTCATGCGCCACGTGCAGGCGGAGCTGTCTCCATCCTCAGAGCCAGAGGCTGGTCCTTCGCAGCCTGCAGTCAGGCAGGGGGCCCTCCAGGGTGGCTTGCTCATGGGCTACAGCCCAGCAGGGGGGGCAACATCCCCCGGGGTCTACCAGGTATCCATCTTTTCCTCTCCAGCTGGTGCCTCTGAGCCTCATAGGGCCCTGAAACGGCCGGCCCCGCCCACTGAGGGTCCCCGGGAGCTGAAgagaggccctgggctgggggccagAGAGGGATTACCCCCTGAAGAACCATCTACCAGGGGACTATTGGGCCCAGAGGGACTGGGGCTGGGACTGGGTGTGGCCAGCCAGCATTTCTGCCATCATGGCCTCTGTGTTGTGGAACAGGGAGGTAGCTCCACCTCACCTTGGACTTCAGGGGCCCGGAGTCCCTGCTGGCACCCATCAAATGCTTCCTGCAATACTTTGCACACCAGAGACTGGGCTTCCCCAGATCCAGGGGGACAGGTGTCCCTGGGGGagtccccagggccagcccctccggGCCAGCTGCTCACACTTGACACTGATTTGCACAGTCTTGCACAAATAGGGGATAAGAGCCCAGTGGCTGGGGTGGGCAATGGGGGCAGCCCCTGGCCTAGGGAGTCCCCTGGCACTGCCAATGGGCACAGTCCCGAGCACACACCCCCTGGCCCTGGACCTCCAGGCCTCTGTCCCACCAAGCGAAGGCTGCTTCCTGCTGAAGAAGCCCTGGATGTCAGCTCTgaggatgaggggccagcccctcggaggcgccggggaaccctgggccaccctccTGCTGCCAACAGTTCTGATGCCAAAGCCACACCCttctggagccacctgctgcctGGACCCAAGGAGCCTGTGCTGGTAAGCCAGAAGGGGAGGTGGTCTTCTCTTAAGTGTATATCTGTAGGGGAAGAGGTGAAGGCCTGGGGGGAATGTTCCTATGAGAACTTGCGATGAGCCCCTGCTCCCAAACATATCTGGCCTCCACCCAATCTCTTTCCTCTCCAAAGGACCCAACAGACTGCAGTCCCACGGGGCGGAGGCTGAAAGGTGCCTGTCGCCTGAAGCTGTAAGTGACCAGCTTCTCCCTGTGCCCTGTTCCTGAAAATGGGGCAGAAGTCTGTAGTAAtcccctctccagccccaggGTAGGGGACCCCAGGGCAGGAGCCCTAGGTAGTGGCAAACGGTGGGGCCCAGGGACGTAAGCAAGCATCCCAGAATACCTCAAGCCAACTACTTTGTGTCCCCTCCTCTACTAGGAGCTCCCTTCGAAGCCTCCGGAAGGGGCCAGGCTTGCTGAGCCCCCCCAGTGCCTCCCCTGTTCCTACCCCTGCCGTCAGCCGTACTCTGTTGGGCAACTTTGAGGTAGTTCCCCTCAGATTCTGTGATGGGGTTCTGGGGAGAGTGGGGTGGCGGAGTGTGGCCTGGAGGGATAAGGGAAATAGCTGGCATCTCTCTCATAATATGTTTTCCCCAAACCCTAGGAATCATTGCTGCAAGGACGCTTTGCACCATCTGGCCACATCGAGGGCTTCACGGCAGAGATTGGAGCTAGTGGATCCTACTGCCCCCGGCATGTCACGCTGCCTGTCACTGTCACCTTCTTTAATGTTTCTGAGCAAAATGCCCCGGCCCCCTTCCTGGTATGACTTGACCTCAACCTGCAGTTCACTTGTGAGGATGAGGGATGGGGGCAGGAGGCATTCTTTAGGTGTTCTCCCCTaggaaggaggcagggccaggtgaGGGGAACTCTAGTGTGGGGCAGGGGCCAGGTCTTGGAGTGAAAGATTGTAGAGATGGTGAGTATTCAGGGCTCTCCCAGACCCCACCTTGGCTGACGGCTCTATGGCCTTCCCAGGGTGTCGTGGACCTGCTCCCCCTGGGGAGGAAGGGTTACAGCGTGCCCAAGGTGGGCACCATCCAAGTGGTGAGTTCTCCCCGAGGGCAggtgggaagagggggaggaagacAGCCCCTAGGCCCTACCAACCTTGTCTGTCCTGCCCCTAGACCTTATTTAACCCCAACCAGACTGTGGTGAAGATGTTCCTTGTGACCTTTGACTTCTCGGACATGCCTGCTGGCCATGTGACCTTCCTGCGCCATCGC
This window encodes:
- the ATOSB gene encoding atos homolog protein B isoform X1; its protein translation is MRHVQAELSPSSEPEAGPSQPAVRQGALQGGLLMGYSPAGGATSPGVYQVSIFSSPAGASEPHRALKRPAPPTEGPRELKRGPGLGAREGLPPEEPSTRGLLGPEGLGLGLGVASQHFCHHGLCVVEQGGSSTSPWTSGARSPCWHPSNASCNTLHTRDWASPDPGGQVSLGESPGPAPPGQLLTLDTDLHSLAQIGDKSPVAGVGNGGSPWPRESPGTANGHSPEHTPPGPGPPGLCPTKRRLLPAEEALDVSSEDEGPAPRRRRGTLGHPPAANSSDAKATPFWSHLLPGPKEPVLDPTDCSPTGRRLKGACRLKLSSLRSLRKGPGLLSPPSASPVPTPAVSRTLLGNFEESLLQGRFAPSGHIEGFTAEIGASGSYCPRHVTLPVTVTFFNVSEQNAPAPFLGVVDLLPLGRKGYSVPKVGTIQVTLFNPNQTVVKMFLVTFDFSDMPAGHVTFLRHRLFLVPVGEEGNASPTRRLLCYLLHLRFRSSRSGRLSLHGDIRLLFSRRSLELDTGLPYELQAVTEAPHNPRYSPLP
- the ATOSB gene encoding atos homolog protein B isoform X2, translating into MRHVQAELSPSSEPEAGPSQPAVRQGALQGGLLMGYSPAGGATSPGVYQVSIFSSPAGASEPHRALKRPAPPTEGPRELKRGPGLGAREGLPPEEPSTRGLLGPEGLGLGLGVASQHFCHHGLCVVEQGGSSTSPWTSGARSPCWHPSNASCNTLHTRDWASPDPGGQVSLGESPGPAPPGQLLTLDTDLHSLAQIGDKSPVAGVGNGGSPWPRESPGTANGHSPEHTPPGPGPPGLCPTKRRLLPAEEALDVSSEDEGPAPRRRRGTLGHPPAANSSDAKATPFWSHLLPGPKEPVLESLLQGRFAPSGHIEGFTAEIGASGSYCPRHVTLPVTVTFFNVSEQNAPAPFLGVVDLLPLGRKGYSVPKVGTIQVTLFNPNQTVVKMFLVTFDFSDMPAGHVTFLRHRLFLVPVGEEGNASPTRRLLCYLLHLRFRSSRSGRLSLHGDIRLLFSRRSLELDTGLPYELQAVTEAPHNPRYSPLP